Proteins co-encoded in one Populus trichocarpa isolate Nisqually-1 chromosome 10, P.trichocarpa_v4.1, whole genome shotgun sequence genomic window:
- the LOC7482264 gene encoding chitinase-like protein 2, translated as MEAKWCSLVTMALLVMLVVVVNGDESSQVKTVVKIVKGKKVCDKGWECKGLSAYCCNQTISDFFQTYQFENLFSKRNTPVAHASGFWDYHSFITAAAEYQPHGFGTSGGKLTGQKEVAAFLGHVGSKTSCGYGVATGGPLAWGLCYNKEMSPSKTYCDDYYKYTYPCTPGVSYHGRGALPLYWNYNYGKTGEALKTDLLNHPEYLENNATLAFQAAIWKWMTPEKKHLPSAHDVFVGKWKPTKNDTLAKRVPGFGTTMNVLYGDQVCGKGDDESMNNIVSHYLYYLDLMGVGREEAGSHDVLSCAEQLPFNQASASASSS; from the exons ATGGAGGCCAAATGGTGTTCTCTTGTGACAATGGCATTGTTAGTAATGTTAGTGGTAGTAGTAAATGGAGATGAATCATCTCAAGTAAAGACAGTAGTGAAGATAGTGAAGGGAAAGAAGGTTTGTGACAAGGGATGGGAATGCAAAGGCTTGTCTGCTTATTGCTGCAACCAAACCATTTCTGATTTTTTCCAGACCTACCAGTTCGAAAACTTGTTTTCGAAACGTAACACTCCTGTGGCTCATGCTTCGGGATTTTGGGATTACCATTCTTTTATTACTGCAGCTGCAGAATACCAGCCTCATGGATTTGGTACCAGCGGAGGGAAACTTACGGGGCAGAAGGAAGTTGCTGCTTTCCTTGGGCATGTTGGAAGCAAAACCTCAT GTGGTTATGGAGTGGCCACTGGAGGACCATTGGCATGGGGTTTGTGCTACAACAAGGAAATGAGTCCCAGCAAGACATACTGCGATGATTACTACAAGTACACCTATCCTTGCACTCCCGGAGTTTCGTATCACGGCAGGGGTGCGCTGCCTCTTTACTG GAACTACAACTATGGCAAAACTGGGGAAGCCCTGAAGACTGATCTGTTGAACCATCCAGAATACCTCGAAAACAATGCTACACTAGCTTTCCAGGCTGCTATTTGGAAGTGGATGACACCAGAAAAGAAGCATCTCCCTTCAGCACACGATGTATTTGTTGGCAAATGGAAACCTACCAAGAATGACACTTTGGCCAAGAGGGTACCTGGATTTGGCACCACCATGAATGTTCTGTATGGGGATCAAGTTTGCGGCAAAGGCGATGATGAGTCAATGAACAACATTGTCTCTCATTACCTATATTATCTCGACCTAATGGGTGTTGGCAGAGAGGAAGCCGGGTCTCATGACGTGCTTAGCTGTGCTGAGCAGCTTCCTTTCAACCAAGCCTCTGCCTCTGCATCATCTTCTTGA
- the LOC7482265 gene encoding calmodulin-binding transcription activator 5 isoform X1, producing the protein MESGFPDRLIGSEIHGFNFLRDLDVPNIMEESRTRWLRPNEIHAMLCNYKLFTINVKPVNFPKSGTIVLFDRKMLRNFRKDGHNWKKKKDGKTVKEAHEHLKVGNEERIHVYYAHGQDNQTFVRRCYWLLDKSLEHIVLVHYRETQEGSPATPVNSHSSSVSDQSAPRLLSEEFDSGAARAYDSSEKDLGSSDSLTVRSHAMRLHELNTLEWDELVTNDPGNLIPPGGDKIPCFDRQNQIAVNGSVNDGGILSGYHLSAEMSTLGNLTKSIVRSGNTQFNSPDSVYSQLTSAQVNSDAQRKGSIVPGTSDSLNNLFNDGLQSQDSFGRWMSSIIDHSPCSVDDAVLESSISSGHDSFASPGIDQHQSSVQEQTFIITDFSPAWAFSNETTKILVTGYFHEQYQHLAKSNLFCICGDTFARAEIVQVGVYSFMLPPHSPGLVNLCLSLDGLEPTSQILNFEYRAPSVHDPVVSSEDKSKWEEFHLQMRLAYLLFSTSKTLDVISNKLSPTNLKEAKKFALKTSNISNSWAYLIKAIEDGGISVAQAKDGFFELSLKNTIREWLLERVLEGCKTTGYDAQGLGVIHLCAIIGYTWAVYLFSWSGLSLDFRDKHGWTALHWAAYYGREKMVGALLSAGAKPNLVTDPTKENPGGCTAADLASAKGYDGLAAYLSEKALVAQFESMIIAGNVTGSLPTTATNTVNSENLSEEELYLKDTLAAYRTAADAAARIQVAFREHSLMVRTKAVQSSSPEDEARNIIAAMKIQHAFRNYDSKKKMAAAARIQHRFRTWKIRRDFLNMRHKTIKIQAVFRGFQVRRQYRKIIWSVGVVEKAILRWRLKRRGFRGLRVEPVEAVVDQRHDSDTEEDFYKISQKQAEERVERSVIRVQAMFRSKKAQEEYWRMKLTHNQAKVEYEGLLDPDMNVDK; encoded by the exons ATGGAAAGTGGATTTCCTGATCGACTTATTGGGTCTGAGATTCATGGATTTAATTTTCTTCGAG ATTTGGATGTTCCGAACATAATGGAGGAATCCCGAACAAGATGGCTCCGTCCAAATGAAATTCATGCAATGCTCTGTAATTACAAGTTATTCACCATTAATGTCAAGCCGGTAAACTTTCCCAAGA GCGGCACAATTGTATTGTTTGATCGTAAGATGCTTAGGAACTTCCGAAAAGATGGTCATAactggaagaagaaaaaagatgggaAGACTGTTAAAGAAGCTCACGAACACTTAAAA GTTGGTAATGAAGAGAGGATTCATGTATACTACGCACATGGCCAAGATAACCAGACCTTTGTTCGCAGGTGTTATTGGCTGCTAGATAA GAGTTTGGAACACATAGTTCTTGTTCACTATCGAGAGACTCAGGAG GGTTCTCCAGCCACACCTGTGAATTCGCATTCTAGTTCAGTGTCTGACCAGTCTGCACCTCGGCTTTTATCAGAAGAATTTGATTCTGGAGCTGCTCGTGCATATGATTCAAGTGAGAAAGATCTAG GGTCCAGCGACAGCTTAACTGTCAGAAGTCATGCAATGAGGCTTCATGAGCTTAATACACTTGAATGGGATGAGCTGGTGACAAATGATCCTGGCAATTTAATCCCACCTGGAGGAG ATAAAATTCCATGCTTTGACCGACAGAATCAAATTGCAGTTAATGGGTCTGTAAATGAT GGGGGCATTCTTTCAGGTTACCATTTATCAGCAGAAATGTCTACATTGGGCAATTTAACCAAGTCTATTGTTAGGAGCGGTAATACCCAGTTCAATAGTCCAGACAGTGTTTACAGCCAGTTAACAAGTGCTCAAGTAAATTCAGATGCTCAGAGAAAGGGTTCTATTGTTCCAGGAACTAGTGATTCATTGAACAATTTGTTTAATGATGGTTTGCAAAGTCAGGATAGTTTTGGAAGGTGGATGAGCTCCATCATAGACCACTCTCCCTGTTCAGTAGATGATGCTGTGCTTGaatcttcaatttcatctgGGCATGATTCGTTTGCTTCTCCAGGAATCGATCAACATCAATCTTCTGTTCAAGAGCAAACATTTATCATAACTGATTTCTCACCTGCCTGGGCTTTTTCCAATGAAACAACCAAG ATTCTTGTCACTGGATATTTCCACGAGCAGTATCAGCATCTGGCAAAGTCCAATCTGTTTTGTATCTGTGGAGATACATTTGCTCGTGCAGAAATTGTCCAGGTTGGGGTCTATAGCTTTATGTTGCCGCCACATTCCCCTGGACTAGTAAATCTATGTTTGAGCTTGGATGGCCTTGAACCCACCAgccaaattttgaattttgagtaCCGTGCTCCTTCAGTACATGATCCTGTTGTTTCATCAGAAGACAAATCCAAGTGGGAAGAATTCCATCTTCAGATGAGACTTGCTTATTTACTGTTTTCTACGTCCAAGACCCTTGATGTTATATCTAATAAACTGTCACCGACTAACCTGAAGGAGGCTAAGAAGTTCGCACTCAAAACTTCTAATATTTCTAATAGTTGGGCATACTTAATTAAGGCAATTGAGGATGGCGGGATTTCAGTTGCACAAGCAAAAGATGGTTTTTTTGAACTTTCTTTAAAGAACACAATAAGGGAATGGTTATTGGAAAGAGTACTTGAAGGCTGTAAAACCACTGGATATGATGCTCAAGGCCTTGGAGTAATCCACTTGTGTGCTATTATTGGATATACTTGggctgtttatttattttcgtGGTCAGGATTATCATTGGATTTTCGTGATAAACATGGATGGACAGCGCTTCACTGGGCAGCATATTATGGAAG GGAGAAAATGGTTGGAGCTCTCTTATCTGCAGGGGCAAAGCCAAACTTGGTTACAGATCCCACCAAAGAAAATCCTGGTGGGTGCACTGCTGCTGATCTTGCATCTGCGAAGGGTTATGATGGTTTAGCTGCTTATCTGTCTGAAAAGGCTTTAGTGGCACAATTTGAATCTATGATAATAGCTGGAAATGTCACTGGCTCACTGCCAACAACTGCAACAAACACTGTAAATTCTGAAAACCTAAGCGAGGAGGAGTTGTACCTAAAGGATACCTTGGCAGCTTACCGCACAGCTGCTGATGCAGCAGCGCGTATACAGGTTGCTTTCAGAGAACACTCGCTAATGGTACGCACTAAAGCAGTCCAGTCATCCAGTCCAGAGGATGAAGCTCGGAATATTATCGCAGCAATGAAGATCCAACATGCCTTTCGCAACTATGACAGTAAGAAAAAGATGGCAGCTGCTGCCCGCATTCAACATAGGTTCCGTACTTGGAAAATACGGAGGGATTTTCTTAATATGCGTCATAAGACTATCAAAATTCAA GCTGTTTTCCGAGGCTTCCAGGTGAGGAGGCAGTATCGCAAGATCATCTGGTCTGTTGGAGTGGTTGAGAAAGCAATTTTGAGATGGCGTTTAAAGAGAAGGGGCTTTCGTGGACTTCGTGTTGAACCTGTCGAAGCAGTTGTAGATCAGAGACATGACAGTGATACAGAGGAAGACTTTTACAAAATCAGCCAGAAACAGGCAGAAGAGCGGGTTGAGAGATCTGTAATACGGGTTCAAGCTATGTTCCGTTCAAAGAAAGCACAAGAGGAATactggaggatgaaattaaccCATAACCAGGCAAAG GTGGAGTATGAAGGGCTTCTTGACCCGGATATGAATGTGGACAAATGA
- the LOC7482265 gene encoding calmodulin-binding transcription activator 5 isoform X2 encodes MESGFPDRLIGSEIHGFNFLRDLDVPNIMEESRTRWLRPNEIHAMLCNYKLFTINVKPVNFPKSGTIVLFDRKMLRNFRKDGHNWKKKKDGKTVKEAHEHLKVGNEERIHVYYAHGQDNQTFVRRCYWLLDKSLEHIVLVHYRETQEGSPATPVNSHSSSVSDQSAPRLLSEEFDSGAARAYDSSEKDLGSSDSLTVRSHAMRLHELNTLEWDELVTNDPGNLIPPGGDKIPCFDRQNQIAVNGSVNDGGILSGYHLSAEMSTLGNLTKSIVRSGNTQFNSPDSVYSQLTSAQVNSDAQRKGSIVPGTSDSLNNLFNDGLQSQDSFGRWMSSIIDHSPCSVDDAVLESSISSGHDSFASPGIDQHQSSVQEQTFIITDFSPAWAFSNETTKILVTGYFHEQYQHLAKSNLFCICGDTFARAEIVQVGVYSFMLPPHSPGLVNLCLSLDGLEPTSQILNFEYRAPSVHDPVVSSEDKSKWEEFHLQMRLAYLLFSTSKTLDVISNKLSPTNLKEAKKFALKTSNISNSWAYLIKAIEDGGISVAQAKDGFFELSLKNTIREWLLERVLEGCKTTGYDAQGLGVIHLCAIIGYTWAVYLFSWSGLSLDFRDKHGWTALHWAAYYGREKMVGALLSAGAKPNLVTDPTKENPGGCTAADLASAKGYDGLAAYLSEKALVAQFESMIIAGNVTGSLPTTATNTVNSENLSEEELYLKDTLAAYRTAADAAARIQVAFREHSLMVRTKAVQSSSPEDEARNIIAAMKIQHAFRNYDSKKKMAAAARIQHRFRTWKIRRDFLNMRHKTIKIQVNARYPFMLVYFMCNCHKGREREGEGNLDYLITSHDGGG; translated from the exons ATGGAAAGTGGATTTCCTGATCGACTTATTGGGTCTGAGATTCATGGATTTAATTTTCTTCGAG ATTTGGATGTTCCGAACATAATGGAGGAATCCCGAACAAGATGGCTCCGTCCAAATGAAATTCATGCAATGCTCTGTAATTACAAGTTATTCACCATTAATGTCAAGCCGGTAAACTTTCCCAAGA GCGGCACAATTGTATTGTTTGATCGTAAGATGCTTAGGAACTTCCGAAAAGATGGTCATAactggaagaagaaaaaagatgggaAGACTGTTAAAGAAGCTCACGAACACTTAAAA GTTGGTAATGAAGAGAGGATTCATGTATACTACGCACATGGCCAAGATAACCAGACCTTTGTTCGCAGGTGTTATTGGCTGCTAGATAA GAGTTTGGAACACATAGTTCTTGTTCACTATCGAGAGACTCAGGAG GGTTCTCCAGCCACACCTGTGAATTCGCATTCTAGTTCAGTGTCTGACCAGTCTGCACCTCGGCTTTTATCAGAAGAATTTGATTCTGGAGCTGCTCGTGCATATGATTCAAGTGAGAAAGATCTAG GGTCCAGCGACAGCTTAACTGTCAGAAGTCATGCAATGAGGCTTCATGAGCTTAATACACTTGAATGGGATGAGCTGGTGACAAATGATCCTGGCAATTTAATCCCACCTGGAGGAG ATAAAATTCCATGCTTTGACCGACAGAATCAAATTGCAGTTAATGGGTCTGTAAATGAT GGGGGCATTCTTTCAGGTTACCATTTATCAGCAGAAATGTCTACATTGGGCAATTTAACCAAGTCTATTGTTAGGAGCGGTAATACCCAGTTCAATAGTCCAGACAGTGTTTACAGCCAGTTAACAAGTGCTCAAGTAAATTCAGATGCTCAGAGAAAGGGTTCTATTGTTCCAGGAACTAGTGATTCATTGAACAATTTGTTTAATGATGGTTTGCAAAGTCAGGATAGTTTTGGAAGGTGGATGAGCTCCATCATAGACCACTCTCCCTGTTCAGTAGATGATGCTGTGCTTGaatcttcaatttcatctgGGCATGATTCGTTTGCTTCTCCAGGAATCGATCAACATCAATCTTCTGTTCAAGAGCAAACATTTATCATAACTGATTTCTCACCTGCCTGGGCTTTTTCCAATGAAACAACCAAG ATTCTTGTCACTGGATATTTCCACGAGCAGTATCAGCATCTGGCAAAGTCCAATCTGTTTTGTATCTGTGGAGATACATTTGCTCGTGCAGAAATTGTCCAGGTTGGGGTCTATAGCTTTATGTTGCCGCCACATTCCCCTGGACTAGTAAATCTATGTTTGAGCTTGGATGGCCTTGAACCCACCAgccaaattttgaattttgagtaCCGTGCTCCTTCAGTACATGATCCTGTTGTTTCATCAGAAGACAAATCCAAGTGGGAAGAATTCCATCTTCAGATGAGACTTGCTTATTTACTGTTTTCTACGTCCAAGACCCTTGATGTTATATCTAATAAACTGTCACCGACTAACCTGAAGGAGGCTAAGAAGTTCGCACTCAAAACTTCTAATATTTCTAATAGTTGGGCATACTTAATTAAGGCAATTGAGGATGGCGGGATTTCAGTTGCACAAGCAAAAGATGGTTTTTTTGAACTTTCTTTAAAGAACACAATAAGGGAATGGTTATTGGAAAGAGTACTTGAAGGCTGTAAAACCACTGGATATGATGCTCAAGGCCTTGGAGTAATCCACTTGTGTGCTATTATTGGATATACTTGggctgtttatttattttcgtGGTCAGGATTATCATTGGATTTTCGTGATAAACATGGATGGACAGCGCTTCACTGGGCAGCATATTATGGAAG GGAGAAAATGGTTGGAGCTCTCTTATCTGCAGGGGCAAAGCCAAACTTGGTTACAGATCCCACCAAAGAAAATCCTGGTGGGTGCACTGCTGCTGATCTTGCATCTGCGAAGGGTTATGATGGTTTAGCTGCTTATCTGTCTGAAAAGGCTTTAGTGGCACAATTTGAATCTATGATAATAGCTGGAAATGTCACTGGCTCACTGCCAACAACTGCAACAAACACTGTAAATTCTGAAAACCTAAGCGAGGAGGAGTTGTACCTAAAGGATACCTTGGCAGCTTACCGCACAGCTGCTGATGCAGCAGCGCGTATACAGGTTGCTTTCAGAGAACACTCGCTAATGGTACGCACTAAAGCAGTCCAGTCATCCAGTCCAGAGGATGAAGCTCGGAATATTATCGCAGCAATGAAGATCCAACATGCCTTTCGCAACTATGACAGTAAGAAAAAGATGGCAGCTGCTGCCCGCATTCAACATAGGTTCCGTACTTGGAAAATACGGAGGGATTTTCTTAATATGCGTCATAAGACTATCAAAATTCAAGTAAATGCTCGCTACCCTTTCATGCTGGTTTATTTTATGTGTAACTGCCAcaaaggaagagagagagagggagagggaaacCTAGATTACCTCATCACATCTCATGATGGCGGTGGATAA